A section of the Streptomyces xinghaiensis S187 genome encodes:
- a CDS encoding DUF5677 domain-containing protein, translated as MPTNPDTQTGVAPVGTAHRSPALIDNWQDFRIMVYKFGPNEQCLRRCRAIVPVILRAADQVTSQGVRVLYEHQNVVRPLMGWWQFTNRTAQALMSLYDQGYTVEAAPLMRNLLGHSYAMNWLADSGEPAVVALTDYWNEHRRKLAQNVNETWNLPEPASTPSAEPVPFANPESEQIHRRLVGELKNFDTMVKAYGTADVYPVYRHQSAYSHTTGATADAFLIMDGDTLKFSTEPKGGAASTTAERLWIPVALLQAAAAISPFLVGDPMKPTIDRAMGDLGLPASLLNLRRTRPLM; from the coding sequence GTGCCGACGAATCCGGACACGCAGACTGGGGTTGCACCGGTGGGAACAGCACATCGCTCCCCAGCCCTGATCGACAACTGGCAGGATTTCCGCATCATGGTCTACAAGTTCGGCCCCAATGAGCAGTGTCTGCGACGCTGCCGGGCAATCGTGCCGGTGATCCTGCGAGCCGCAGATCAGGTGACCAGCCAGGGCGTGCGTGTGCTCTACGAGCACCAGAATGTCGTCCGGCCGCTCATGGGCTGGTGGCAGTTCACCAACCGGACGGCGCAGGCTCTGATGTCGCTCTACGACCAGGGGTACACCGTGGAGGCGGCGCCGCTGATGCGGAATCTGCTGGGGCACTCCTATGCGATGAACTGGCTGGCCGACAGTGGTGAGCCGGCCGTCGTGGCACTCACCGACTACTGGAACGAGCACCGGCGCAAGCTCGCCCAGAACGTGAACGAGACCTGGAACCTGCCAGAGCCGGCTTCCACGCCTTCAGCCGAGCCAGTCCCGTTCGCCAACCCTGAGAGCGAGCAGATACACAGGCGGCTGGTCGGCGAGCTCAAGAACTTCGACACCATGGTCAAGGCCTACGGCACCGCCGACGTCTACCCGGTCTACCGGCACCAGTCGGCCTACTCGCATACCACGGGTGCGACCGCCGACGCCTTCCTGATCATGGATGGCGACACGCTGAAGTTCTCCACAGAGCCCAAGGGCGGTGCGGCCAGCACCACTGCGGAGCGGCTGTGGATCCCAGTGGCCCTGCTGCAAGCGGCCGCCGCCATCAGCCCCTTCCTGGTGGGTGATCCCATGAAGCCGACCATCGACAGGGCGATGGGGGACCTTGGCCTGCCAGCCTCGTTGCTGAACCTTCGGCGTACCCGGCCGCTCATGTGA
- a CDS encoding NUDIX hydrolase: protein MDNETSAHAQPPPIRRQRAVEVFRNRFGALFNDEVLSPSGKPGRYLRWQWSHSGVVIVPMGQDGLAFVPTYRYPIGEVSLEFPRGGCEADEDPAVAAARELREETGFDCAPSALRPLGVIHAETGLIESDVHVFAAEVRPTGSADAPPAAEPEAMESVAEPVWASRTEVVKWLQSGSVTCGVTLAALALALADDSGTGSGPPT, encoded by the coding sequence ATGGACAACGAAACCTCCGCCCACGCCCAACCCCCACCCATCCGGCGGCAGCGGGCAGTGGAGGTCTTCCGGAACCGCTTCGGCGCGCTGTTCAACGACGAAGTGCTCTCGCCCTCGGGCAAGCCGGGCCGCTACCTGCGCTGGCAGTGGTCCCACAGCGGAGTGGTGATCGTCCCCATGGGACAAGACGGCCTCGCGTTCGTTCCCACCTACCGATACCCGATCGGCGAGGTCTCCCTGGAATTCCCCCGGGGCGGTTGCGAAGCGGACGAGGATCCAGCCGTGGCAGCCGCACGGGAACTGCGGGAGGAGACCGGCTTCGACTGCGCCCCGTCCGCACTGCGCCCCCTGGGCGTCATCCACGCCGAGACCGGCCTGATCGAATCGGACGTGCACGTTTTCGCCGCCGAAGTCCGCCCCACCGGATCGGCAGACGCCCCACCGGCAGCCGAGCCGGAGGCCATGGAATCGGTGGCCGAGCCGGTCTGGGCCTCGCGCACGGAGGTGGTGAAGTGGCTGCAGAGCGGCAGCGTCACCTGTGGCGTGACGCTGGCTGCCCTGGCACTTGCCCTGGCGGACGACTCCGGCACCGGCTCCGGGCCGCCGACGTGA
- a CDS encoding trypsin-like peptidase domain-containing protein encodes MTTHDGLDSEALERLRVLTERNVVGIRAGQAFCGTGFLVTPDTVLTCAHVVAGRGEGSVTAMVGGRTVAVEVVSLVPEAKGAGSTYGFPDLAEVRLSEPAHDVRGVWLGSAGPRQAAAVSIHGFSGHTLEPGVQPDTLHLTVAGRSGRFVRLQWDQVVQGFSGSPVLDTTTGRVCGVLKASRHERGMSGGWLIPVDAVEECSPGLLERNHAAHRPGTVWFDLARDRKGRQAGLFGPEPGGLSPRNTPAQMLARGAMPFVDRPELGELQNWCWELDDQLLRLLYAPGGSGKTRLSAELCHRLRHMGWIAGFADRESLGNPLRRPQWLEGLTAALGAGFPCLVVFDYAQARLGDISALMAHIHRHRPDGITLRVLLLARSEEPLWHALKEEFETHYIEDWALRGASSQRLPNTLSAKDPGTLVTEAFGEFARLLECPWVFMPPSLARRAGRQDSVLGMLAAALDAVLTLRQGQEWKESDDPLARICRHEITGWYTLLEDRLGTGGVLAGRTGRLMAEGLLLVPTLAQRRDRGELTALLTSVRRTAFPGQPPVNAPAVHSCLRALYPATEGDHVAPLEPDRLGEILVRRVLAEPESSGDAVAYIGTVLDGSAFGNEQARTTAVVETLDVLARARGCTTVGRVADHPAHTVLDRALAQAVRDNPQVLVPALVTVGARVPHAEPLADLIQPVLETCETDLLCRVEPRLPRYPSSLSALSALVLRRLLHVPDTGSDDTSRHVRLKRLRRYSLRLEESGHREDAVRAADEAVLLSRDLVRRSAQYRSDYAAALHNLSLLRHRSGQTESALGLSVEAVSLYRQLIGSNPETRHRTLMDMAGALSTLALLRLGDTQVNGAARDAAEGVMRCEQVPEGAREDEVYLDCLETLAECRHRTGRTEEALTSSMQAVERLEDVARLRPGRYLARLPETLQRHGFGLIRAGRFHEAYQVLSRAATERAALPLRTSPRRREQQALVLQVLLQLSDELDEFTHEHASWVQMKTVLDGRTS; translated from the coding sequence ATGACGACACACGATGGCCTGGACAGTGAGGCGCTGGAGCGGCTGCGCGTCCTGACCGAGCGGAACGTCGTGGGTATCCGGGCCGGCCAGGCTTTCTGCGGGACCGGGTTCTTGGTGACACCTGACACCGTCCTGACGTGTGCGCACGTGGTGGCCGGGCGCGGGGAGGGCAGCGTGACGGCGATGGTCGGGGGGCGCACCGTCGCGGTCGAGGTCGTGAGTCTTGTGCCCGAGGCGAAGGGCGCAGGAAGCACCTACGGTTTTCCGGATCTCGCCGAAGTGCGGCTGAGCGAGCCGGCACACGATGTGCGGGGGGTGTGGCTTGGCAGTGCCGGGCCGAGGCAGGCGGCGGCTGTGTCCATCCACGGATTCAGCGGGCACACATTGGAACCGGGCGTCCAGCCCGACACCCTGCACCTCACGGTGGCCGGTCGCAGCGGGCGCTTCGTGCGGCTTCAGTGGGACCAGGTGGTCCAGGGATTCAGCGGCAGTCCGGTGCTCGATACAACGACGGGGCGTGTGTGCGGGGTACTCAAGGCCTCACGCCACGAGAGGGGAATGTCGGGGGGATGGCTGATTCCCGTCGACGCCGTGGAGGAATGCTCGCCGGGGTTGCTGGAACGCAACCATGCCGCGCACCGGCCCGGGACGGTCTGGTTCGATCTCGCCCGCGACCGCAAGGGACGGCAGGCCGGCCTCTTCGGTCCCGAGCCCGGCGGTCTGAGTCCGCGGAACACGCCGGCGCAGATGCTGGCACGCGGAGCGATGCCGTTCGTGGACCGCCCAGAACTCGGCGAGCTCCAGAACTGGTGCTGGGAACTCGACGATCAGCTGCTGCGCCTGCTGTACGCGCCGGGCGGTTCGGGCAAGACCCGCCTGTCCGCCGAACTGTGCCACCGACTGCGGCACATGGGCTGGATCGCCGGATTCGCGGACAGGGAGTCGCTCGGCAACCCTCTGCGCCGGCCCCAGTGGCTGGAAGGCCTCACCGCCGCGCTCGGCGCGGGTTTCCCCTGCTTGGTGGTGTTCGACTACGCCCAAGCACGGCTCGGCGACATCAGCGCTCTCATGGCGCATATCCACCGGCACCGGCCTGATGGCATCACCCTGCGCGTGCTGCTGCTGGCACGTTCCGAGGAGCCGTTGTGGCATGCGCTGAAGGAGGAGTTCGAAACACACTACATCGAGGACTGGGCTTTGAGGGGGGCGAGCTCGCAGAGGCTGCCCAACACGCTGAGCGCCAAGGACCCCGGCACCCTGGTCACCGAGGCGTTCGGGGAGTTCGCACGCCTGCTGGAATGCCCGTGGGTGTTCATGCCACCGTCTCTCGCGCGCCGGGCCGGCCGGCAGGACTCGGTTCTGGGCATGCTCGCGGCTGCCCTCGACGCCGTCCTGACCCTGCGCCAGGGCCAGGAGTGGAAGGAAAGCGACGATCCGCTGGCACGAATCTGCCGGCATGAGATCACGGGCTGGTACACGCTCCTGGAGGACCGCCTCGGGACAGGCGGTGTCCTGGCGGGGCGTACCGGACGGCTGATGGCAGAAGGCCTGTTGCTGGTGCCGACCCTGGCCCAGCGGCGGGACCGCGGTGAGCTGACCGCGCTGCTGACGTCCGTGCGCAGGACTGCCTTCCCCGGGCAGCCGCCCGTCAACGCCCCTGCAGTGCATTCCTGCTTACGCGCGCTCTATCCCGCGACGGAAGGTGACCACGTCGCGCCCCTTGAGCCCGACCGGCTCGGCGAGATCCTGGTGCGGCGTGTGCTGGCGGAGCCCGAGAGTTCAGGCGACGCCGTCGCCTACATCGGGACGGTCCTGGACGGATCCGCGTTTGGCAACGAGCAGGCGCGGACCACGGCCGTGGTGGAGACACTCGACGTCCTGGCCCGGGCCCGTGGCTGCACGACCGTGGGCCGGGTTGCGGACCACCCTGCCCACACGGTCCTCGACCGGGCGCTTGCGCAGGCCGTACGCGACAACCCTCAAGTCCTGGTGCCGGCCCTCGTGACCGTCGGTGCCCGCGTGCCGCACGCTGAACCCCTGGCGGACCTGATCCAACCGGTGCTGGAGACCTGCGAGACCGACCTGCTCTGCCGTGTCGAACCCCGCCTTCCCCGCTATCCGTCCAGCCTCTCCGCCTTGTCGGCACTCGTACTCCGGCGGCTGCTCCACGTGCCCGACACGGGGAGCGACGACACCAGCCGGCACGTCCGTCTGAAACGTCTGCGCAGGTACAGCCTGCGACTGGAGGAGAGCGGACACCGGGAGGACGCCGTGCGGGCAGCTGACGAGGCGGTCCTGCTCAGCCGCGATCTTGTCCGGAGGTCCGCGCAGTACCGGTCCGACTACGCCGCGGCGTTGCACAACCTGAGCCTGCTGCGGCACCGGTCCGGGCAGACGGAGTCGGCCCTGGGGCTCAGCGTCGAGGCCGTGTCCCTGTACCGGCAGCTCATCGGCAGCAATCCCGAGACGCGGCATCGCACCCTCATGGACATGGCAGGTGCGCTGAGCACGCTGGCCTTGCTGCGGCTTGGAGACACACAGGTCAACGGCGCGGCCCGTGACGCCGCCGAGGGCGTCATGCGGTGCGAACAGGTGCCGGAAGGAGCCCGTGAGGACGAGGTGTACCTCGACTGCCTGGAAACCCTGGCCGAGTGCCGCCATCGCACAGGCAGGACCGAGGAGGCCCTCACCTCCAGCATGCAGGCGGTCGAGCGGCTGGAGGACGTGGCCAGGCTCCGGCCCGGCCGCTATCTCGCCCGGCTGCCCGAGACCCTGCAGCGCCATGGCTTCGGGCTGATCCGGGCCGGGCGTTTCCACGAGGCCTATCAGGTGCTGAGCCGGGCGGCGACGGAGCGCGCGGCGCTGCCGTTGCGCACCTCGCCGCGACGGCGTGAGCAGCAGGCGCTGGTGCTCCAGGTGCTGCTCCAACTCAGTGACGAACTCGACGAATTCACACACGAACACGCATCATGGGTGCAGATGAAGACTGTGCTGGACGGTCGCACGAGCTGA
- a CDS encoding replication-relaxation family protein, with translation MILGYGGRKHLTDWQVEVNHAIKETGLSFNTDAVLALPTKTSEVRLFELDNGTMSQARLAKEVWDYERYAGHRVWEGARGTIGGT, from the coding sequence ATGATCCTCGGCTACGGCGGCCGCAAGCATCTGACCGACTGGCAGGTGGAGGTCAACCACGCCATCAAGGAGACCGGCCTGAGCTTCAACACCGACGCCGTCCTCGCGCTGCCGACCAAGACCAGCGAGGTGCGCCTCTTCGAGCTCGACAACGGCACCATGTCCCAGGCCCGCCTCGCCAAGGAGGTCTGGGACTACGAGCGCTACGCCGGGCACCGCGTCTGGGAAGGCGCCCGCGGCACGATCGGCGGTACGTAG
- a CDS encoding ATP-binding protein, giving the protein MSGEHYTQGAAHRGVGAGVVSAELPAQSGPPLTEFELSVGERKILQFKRKPQITAVAELVWNALDANATEVDVELRRSSMKAITDVVVTDNGHGMTPERARDAFQAYGTTWKTSRTHTEGGERILHGRNGEGRLFAFALGDRLTWESAAVVDDTLVGVQIRGNADHATIWQVEETEPAREKPGTTVRISVPQGKPLSRLERDDAAANLTAKLAFYLLAYPHVRVTFDGKRLDPSDIIVGDPIDLELNLPEEYADEDPPPVVTFVEWNKRMGDRKMLLCNADGIALGEHGSDWSDGIISFTPYLRANLFDGLSVDDLPGLTMSHSGLLEAAVKAVQQHLAVRGAQISAEVVRQLKTEGIYPYDDQPATAALAVERQTFDVVITAARHALPNKGPARSLSVNLIRTALESNPGDLHIILEKVLALSDDDRRHLKNLLDSTDLTHVIGAATTVTNRLNFIQALRKILADDHLRKNLREVDQLHPMVNKNLWLFGEDWHMTRSELGLTNVLQAHLEDHLGEDIVLEHELEAVTQPDGRSGRVDILMFRSRRDDNSTERLVIELKRPTVKVGPKELTQIKDYARAIIDDPQYSGVGCKWRFYLVTYDYSDKILRDIRQKDRPAGLADMQDDYEVWVKSWGEILEAGERKLRFFQEQLNYEATDDRVTQHLRESYSHFIPEALTQPQGQAATEPTGPPEQEQ; this is encoded by the coding sequence ATGTCTGGGGAGCACTACACACAGGGCGCTGCGCACAGGGGAGTTGGCGCGGGCGTGGTCAGCGCCGAACTGCCGGCGCAGAGCGGACCGCCGCTGACAGAGTTCGAGCTCTCGGTCGGCGAGCGCAAGATCCTCCAGTTCAAGAGGAAGCCTCAGATCACGGCCGTCGCCGAACTGGTGTGGAACGCTCTGGACGCTAACGCCACCGAGGTCGACGTCGAACTGCGCCGCTCCAGCATGAAGGCGATCACCGACGTCGTCGTGACCGACAACGGTCACGGCATGACGCCCGAGCGAGCACGCGACGCCTTCCAGGCATACGGCACCACCTGGAAGACCAGCAGGACGCACACCGAGGGTGGGGAACGCATCCTGCACGGCCGCAACGGTGAAGGCCGCCTCTTCGCCTTCGCCCTGGGCGACCGGCTCACCTGGGAGTCGGCGGCCGTGGTCGACGACACCTTGGTCGGTGTCCAGATCCGCGGCAACGCCGACCACGCCACCATCTGGCAGGTTGAGGAGACAGAGCCAGCCCGGGAGAAGCCCGGCACGACGGTCCGCATTTCTGTTCCCCAGGGCAAGCCCCTAAGCCGCCTGGAGCGCGACGATGCCGCCGCGAACCTCACCGCGAAGCTGGCGTTCTACCTTCTGGCCTACCCACACGTGCGTGTCACGTTCGACGGCAAACGGCTCGACCCGAGCGACATCATCGTCGGCGACCCCATCGACCTGGAGCTGAATCTGCCGGAGGAGTACGCCGACGAGGACCCGCCCCCTGTCGTCACCTTTGTCGAGTGGAACAAGCGGATGGGCGATCGCAAGATGCTCCTCTGCAACGCCGACGGCATCGCCCTGGGTGAGCACGGCAGCGACTGGTCCGACGGCATCATCAGCTTCACCCCCTACCTGCGCGCCAACCTGTTCGACGGCCTGTCCGTCGACGACCTGCCCGGCCTGACCATGTCCCACTCCGGACTCCTAGAAGCGGCCGTCAAAGCCGTCCAGCAGCACCTGGCCGTTCGCGGAGCCCAGATCTCGGCAGAGGTCGTGCGGCAGCTGAAGACCGAAGGCATCTACCCCTACGACGACCAGCCAGCTACCGCTGCACTCGCCGTAGAACGCCAGACCTTCGACGTCGTCATCACCGCCGCCCGCCACGCGCTCCCCAACAAAGGGCCGGCTCGCAGCCTCTCCGTCAACCTCATCCGCACCGCCCTGGAGAGCAACCCAGGCGACCTTCACATCATCCTCGAAAAGGTACTGGCTCTCAGCGACGACGACCGCCGGCACCTGAAGAACCTGCTGGACAGCACCGACCTGACCCACGTCATCGGCGCGGCCACCACGGTCACCAATCGCCTGAACTTCATCCAGGCCCTGCGCAAGATCCTCGCCGACGACCACCTCCGCAAGAACCTGCGCGAGGTCGACCAGCTCCATCCCATGGTCAACAAGAACCTGTGGCTGTTCGGCGAGGACTGGCACATGACCAGGAGCGAGCTGGGACTCACTAACGTCCTCCAGGCCCACCTGGAAGACCACCTCGGTGAAGACATTGTCCTGGAGCACGAACTGGAAGCCGTGACCCAACCGGACGGGCGCAGCGGCCGGGTCGACATCCTGATGTTCCGCAGCCGCCGGGACGACAACTCCACCGAGCGCCTCGTCATCGAGCTCAAGCGGCCGACCGTGAAGGTCGGCCCGAAGGAACTCACCCAGATCAAGGACTACGCCCGGGCCATTATCGACGACCCCCAGTACAGCGGGGTCGGCTGCAAATGGCGCTTCTACCTTGTCACCTACGACTACTCGGACAAGATCCTCCGCGACATCCGGCAGAAGGACCGCCCCGCCGGCCTCGCCGATATGCAGGACGACTACGAGGTCTGGGTCAAGAGCTGGGGCGAGATCCTCGAAGCCGGGGAGCGTAAGCTGCGGTTCTTCCAGGAGCAGCTGAACTACGAGGCGACCGACGACCGCGTCACCCAGCACCTCCGCGAGAGCTACTCACACTTCATCCCCGAAGCCCTGACACAGCCGCAAGGGCAGGCTGCAACTGAGCCGACGGGCCCGCCGGAACAGGAGCAGTGA
- a CDS encoding ATP-dependent DNA ligase, with amino-acid sequence MTWTLPEPMLTTPVSVPDLRPGCAAEPKWDGFRALVSVDTGQVVLRSRRGTEMGPSFPEVVSGAVQLPDATALDGELVVWDAAGRLAFERLQNRLQRRGAGAARASEEWPAHFVAFDLLRLSGTDTTGWPYRRRRAALESVFAARRLSAPWALCPSTTEADVVRKWLTWASVGMEGVVFKRLDDAYRPSARGWQKYKVRETSEAIVGAITGSLAVPRTLLLGRYADEGRLQYVGRTTTLSQAAGAAVAGMIAPGRRGHPWTGWSFSAGWGSQEKLNVTLVEPELVVEVGVDVARDASGRWRHPARWHRARPDLSPADVPRLTSPPR; translated from the coding sequence GTGACATGGACGCTGCCGGAGCCGATGCTGACCACCCCCGTGTCCGTGCCCGATCTGCGGCCTGGCTGTGCTGCGGAGCCGAAGTGGGACGGCTTTCGGGCTCTCGTCTCCGTCGATACCGGCCAGGTGGTGCTGCGTTCCAGGCGCGGCACCGAGATGGGGCCGTCGTTTCCGGAGGTCGTGTCCGGGGCCGTGCAGCTGCCAGACGCGACCGCGTTGGACGGCGAGCTGGTCGTATGGGACGCTGCGGGCCGCCTCGCCTTCGAGCGGCTGCAGAACCGACTTCAGCGGCGCGGCGCCGGGGCGGCCCGGGCTTCGGAAGAGTGGCCAGCCCACTTCGTCGCGTTCGATCTGCTGCGGCTGTCCGGGACGGACACGACCGGGTGGCCGTACCGGCGGCGCAGGGCCGCACTGGAGTCCGTGTTCGCCGCCCGCCGGCTGTCGGCGCCGTGGGCGCTGTGTCCGTCGACCACCGAGGCCGACGTCGTGCGCAAGTGGCTGACGTGGGCCTCGGTCGGGATGGAGGGGGTGGTCTTCAAGAGGCTGGACGACGCCTACCGCCCGTCGGCGAGAGGCTGGCAGAAATACAAGGTCCGCGAGACGAGCGAGGCAATCGTCGGCGCGATCACCGGCTCTCTGGCCGTTCCCCGCACGCTGCTGCTCGGCAGGTACGCCGACGAAGGTCGCCTTCAGTACGTCGGCCGCACCACAACCCTCTCCCAGGCGGCAGGTGCTGCGGTCGCCGGGATGATCGCTCCGGGACGGCGCGGTCATCCGTGGACAGGCTGGTCGTTCTCCGCCGGGTGGGGCAGCCAGGAGAAGCTGAACGTCACGCTGGTGGAACCCGAGCTGGTGGTGGAAGTCGGCGTCGACGTCGCCCGCGACGCTTCCGGCCGGTGGCGGCATCCCGCACGCTGGCACCGTGCGCGCCCTGATCTCTCCCCCGCCGATGTCCCCCGCCTGACGTCACCGCCGCGCTGA
- a CDS encoding CU044_2847 family protein codes for MADTVQATMPDGTSIWVRVNDEDEGPRDTGFGDRLSRQLGDLPQTLETVTRSVRSGLQHAAPDEVTLEFGIEIAAKSGQLVSVVTEAGGKATLKVTVTWRKEEPAESAVTETPREDPEEDRA; via the coding sequence GTGGCCGATACGGTCCAGGCAACCATGCCGGACGGAACCTCGATATGGGTGCGCGTCAACGACGAAGACGAGGGCCCCCGGGACACCGGCTTCGGTGACCGCCTGTCACGGCAGCTCGGCGATCTCCCCCAGACCCTGGAGACCGTCACGCGCAGCGTCAGGTCCGGACTGCAGCACGCGGCCCCGGACGAAGTAACGCTCGAATTCGGCATCGAAATCGCAGCCAAAAGCGGCCAGCTGGTGAGCGTCGTGACGGAGGCCGGGGGCAAGGCCACCCTCAAGGTGACAGTTACCTGGCGCAAGGAAGAGCCCGCAGAGAGCGCCGTGACGGAAACACCCCGCGAGGATCCCGAGGAGGACCGCGCATAA